A window from Triticum aestivum cultivar Chinese Spring chromosome 6D, IWGSC CS RefSeq v2.1, whole genome shotgun sequence encodes these proteins:
- the LOC100192179 gene encoding cyclin-dependent kinase F-4 yields MDRFKLIKEVGDGTFGSVWRAINKQNGEVVAVKKMKRKYYSFEECMSLREVKSLRRMNHPNIVKLKEVIRENDILYFIMEYMECNLYQLMKDRVKPFAESDVRNWCFQIFQALAYMHQRGYFHRDLKPENLLVSKDVLKLADFGLAREVSSAPPYTEYVSTRWYRAPEVLLQSSAYDSAVDMWAMGAIMAELLTLHPLFPGTSEADEILKICNVIGCPDEQTWPQGLSLAEAMKYQFPQIRGNQLSEVMKSASSEAVDLISSLCSWDPCKRPKAAEVLQHAFFKDCTYVPAAVRPKAAGPPKTPPGVGARGVSGHIARRYSTGALSTSKPAANISIKPSSLSKIGVQRKLQLDRQAPQKSTRPTESNTKQTTSRVPARNSPGNANPILRHSRSLPETGRATVQKVSTITEKLAHMSVTSRTRTAVKPPVPLLKAGHLKSDFLGKSDEIPPAKRLTRKLVS; encoded by the exons ATGGATAG ATTCAAGTTGATTAAGGAAGTTGGTGATGGGACATTCGGGAGCGTATGGCGCGCTATAAATAAACAAAATGGTGAAGTT GTGGCCGTTaagaaaatgaaaagaaaatatTATTCTTTCGAGGAATGTATGAGTTTACGTGAAGTAAAG TCTTTGCGGCGCATGAATCACCCTAACATAGTGAAGCTCAAGGAGGTCATAAGGGAAAATGATATATTATACTTCATAATGGAATACATG GAGTGCAATCTCTACCAACTTATGAAAGACAGAGTCAAGCCTTTCGCGGAGTCAGATGTTCGTAATTGGTGCTTTCAGATTTTCCAGGCTCTTGCTTATATGCACCAGAGGGGATACTTTCATCGTGACCTCAAACCAG AGAATCTGCTGGTTAGCAAAGATGTCCTAAAGCTAGCAGACTTTGGTCTAGCAAGAGAAGTTTCATCTGCACCACCATACACAGAATATGTGTCAACACGCTG GTACCGAGCACCTGAAGTGTTGCTCCAGTCATCTGCTTATGATTCTGCAGTTG ATATGTGGGCAATGGGTGCCATAATGGCCGAGCTGTTGACACTCCATCCTCTTTTCCCTGGCACAAG TGAAGCGGATGAGATTCTCAAGATTTGCAACGTTATTGGTTGCCCAGACGAGCAAACATGGCCCCAGGGATTGTCTCTTGCAGAGGCGATGAAGTATCAGTTCCCACAG ATCAGAGGCAATCAACTGTCGGAGGTAATGAAATCAGCCAGTAGTGAGGCAGTTGACCTTATATCC TCTCTGTGCTCATGGGATCCTTGCAAGAGACCAAAAGCCGCGGAAGTTCTCCAACATGCCTTCTTTAAG GATTGTACATATGTTCCAGCTGCTGTCCGGCCAAAAGCTGCAGGTCCCCCTAAAACTCCTCCGGGTG tTGGAGCAAGAGGAGTTTCAGGACACATTGCTCGGAGATACTCCACTGGAGCTCTCTCCACAAGCAAACCTGCTGCAAACATATCTATAAAACCTAGCAGCTTATCTAAGATCG GTGTGCAAAGAAAACTTCAATTGGATCGTCAGGCACCACAGAAGAGTACACGGCCCACTGAGAGTAACACCAAACAAACTACTAGTCGAGTACCGGCAAGGAATAGCCCAG GGAACGCGAACCCGATATTAAGGCATTCACGCAGTTTACCTGAAACTGGCCGGGCAACGGTTCAGAAGGTTTCGACTATCACCGAAAAGCTTGCTCATATGTCTGTGACCTCTCGAACACGCACGGCTGTGAAGCCCCCTGTCCCGCTGTTGAAGGCTGGGCATCTCAAGTCAGACTTCCTCGGGAAATCCGACGAAATCCCTCCGGCAAAGAGATTGACAAGAAAGTTGGTGAGCTAA
- the LOC123145191 gene encoding protein Brevis radix-like 2: MLACIACSTKDGGEDGSRAVGAPNGRDAGKSLTSQLKDMVLKFSGSGKHYKATGSPSFRGNRFHRSSRLAAYPGIIDDSGFTSDGAAEAYTYTRTTSSAGAPSTTWDMPKINHGFQPHARNPSASWIPSIGEEAEEDDEEAVVLEEDRVPREWTAQVEPGVHITFVSIPGGAGNDLKRIRFSREMFNKWEAQRWWGENYDRVVELYNVQTFRQQGLSTPSSSIDDAMQRESFYSRAGSTRESPVVLPPSAAAASRERPITRTASYKAACHPSTAVPDPSDHVWAHHFNMLNTAAGASSMPSSAGAPPPYDPSRATTSSLDEASVSVSNASDLEATEWVEQDEPGVHITIRELGDGTRELRRVRFSRERFGEERAKVWWEQNRDRIHTQYL, from the exons CTCAAGGACATGGTGCTCAAGTTCTCCGGCTCCGGCAAGCACTACAAGGCCACCGGGAGCCCATCGTTCAGGGGCAACCGCTTCCACCGGTCGAGCCGGCTGGCCGCGTACCCGGGCATCATCGACGACTCGGGCTTCACGTCCGACGGGGCCGCCGAGGCGTACACCTACACGAGAACAACGTCGAGCGCGGGCGCCCCGTCCACAACGTGGGACATGCCCAAGATCAACCATGGCTTCCAGCCGCACGCGAGGAACCCGAGCGCGAGCTGGATACCGAGCAtcggggaggaggccgaggaggacgacgaggaggccgTCGTCCTGGAGGAAGACCGCGTGCCGAGGGAGTGGACCGCGCAGGTGGAGCCCGGCGTGCACATCACTTTCGTCTCCATCCCCGGCGGCGCCGGCAACGACCTCAAGCGGATCCGCTTCAG CCGGGAGATGTTCAACAAGTGGGAGGCGCAGCGGTGGTGGGGCGAGAACTACGACCGCGTGGTGGAGCTGTACAACGTGCAGACGTTCCGGCAGCAGGGCCTCTCGACGCCGTCGTCCTCCATCGACGACGCCATGCAG AGAGAGTCATTCTACTCCCGCGCGGGCTCGACGAGGGAGAGCCCGGTGGTGCTGCCGCcgtccgcggcggcggcgagcagggaGCGGCCGATCACCCGGACCGCGTCGTACAAGGCGGCGTGCCACCCGTCCACGGCCGTGCCGGACCCGTCCGACCACGTGTGGGCGCACCACTTCAACATGCTCAACACGGCGGCGGGCGCGTCGTCGATGCCGTCGAGCGCGGGCGCCCCGCCGCCCTACGACCCGTCGCGCGCCACCACGTCGTCGCTGGACGAGGCGTCCGTGTCGGTGAGCAACGCGAGCGACCTGGAGGCGACGGAGTGGGTGGAGCAGGACGAGCCCGGCGTGCACATCACCATCCGCGAGCTCGGCGACGGCACCCGCGAGCTCCGCCGCGTCCGCTTCAG CCGGGAGCGGTTCGGCGAGGAGCGGGCCAAGGTGTGGTGGGAGCAGAACCGGGACCGGATACACACGCAGTATCTGTAG